The DNA segment ATGTTTCTGAATCATCTCTATCAGTGTGATGGTCAGGAAAACCGCCATCGGGTCGTTACTCCCGGATTCGATTTCCAGCGTCGAACCGACGCGTTCGTTAAGCCCTTTACCGCCCAGCAGAGAAAAAACGGCAGCCGCATCCGTTGAACCGACGATGGCGCCAATCAGCAGCCCTTCAATGAGATCCAAATGAAAGAGCCAGGCGGCCATCATGCCGGTGAGACCGGAGGTAATCAGTACCCCTACCGTCGCGAGCGAGAGCGCCGGGCCCAGGGCGACGCGAAAGGAGCTGGCCTGGGTACGCATCCCGCCATCCAGCAGAATAATTGCCAGCGCGAGGTTACTCACCATGTACGCGAAAGGATAATTGTCAAACGGGATACCGCCAACGCCATCAACACCCGCGAGCATGCCAATCGCGAGAAAGATAACCAGAATAGGGATGCCAAGACGAGATGAGAATGAACTTAATAAGATACTACAGGTTACGAGGACTGAACCTAAAATGAAAAGACTAATAATGGCTGCGGCATCCAACGTTATGTTACTCCTGAATTACGCTGTTTCTAATAATAAACCCTAACATAATAACGACAGAAACAGCGTTTTACTTAGCCCAGGCGACGGCTTTTTTTATGATTTGAGGACAGGATGGCCGGAGAGTGTGAGTTGGCTGCCATTTTCGCCATTTTTTAGCACCGCGTGGGCGCCGAGCGGCAGCGTAACGGTACGTTGCTCATGACCGAAATCCAGACCGGTCACGACGGGGATGGAGAGACGGGAACGCAGAAACGCGTAAACCGCGTCAAGATCGTAACCGGCATCGTAATCATTCGGCGCGCTACCGCTGAAACTGCCCAATATCAGCGCGTTCTGCCGGGCCAGAATCCCCGCGTGATACAGTTGCAGAAGCATTCGCTCAACGCGGAAAGGATGCTCGTTAATATCCTCCAGCACCAGTACGCCATTTTCAATGGCGGGCATCCACGGGGTGCCGATAAGGGAGACCAGCATGGCCAGATTGCCGCCCCACAGCGTGCCTCCCGTCTCACATGTCGGGCCGTTACCTTGCCACTCCACCGTGAACTGCGCGTTGCACAAGGCCCGCCAGAAATGGCGCTCGGTGAAGGTGTTCATCTCCTCCGCGCCGAAATTCGCCGCCAGCATGGGGCCGCTAAACGTTATCACCTTGCCCAGCGCCAGCAGGGCGGACTGAATCACCGTAAAATCGCTGTGGCCGCAGATCAGCAGCGGGTTCGCCTGCTGCCGTGCGATGAGCGCCTGCCAGTCAATGCTCTCCAGCAGACGACTGGCGCCGTAACCGCCGCGAACCGGCATCACAATGGTATCGGGCGTCATCAGGCGGGCGAGGCCGTTAACATCCGCCAGACGCTCGGCGTCTGAACCGGCAAAACGCTGGTCACGGCGGCCAATGACGGCGGCGTTATCCACCTGGTGGCCGGATTCGATCAGCCGTTGTACGCCGCGTAAAGCCGCTTGCTGATTGATGCAGTAACCCGATGGGGCGATTAAGTGAAACAGGGACATGGCAATTCCTTGCTGACATCTAAAACCAAATGTATATCATGCCGATTGAGCATGTCGTTGTCACTCGCAGCGGCGAATTCCGGCTATAAGGATAGATGACGTGAAATTGAGATGGTTTGCTTTTTTGGTTGTATTGCTGGCGGGCTGTAGTTCAAAGCAGGATTACAAGAATCCGCCCTGGAACGCCGAAGTCCCGGTTAAACGGGCAATGCAGTGGATGCCGATAAGTGAAAAAGCCGGGGAAGCCTGGGGCGTCAGCCCGCGTCTGATTACCGCGATCATCGCGATTGAATCGGGCGGTAATCCGACGGTGGTCAGTAAATCCGGGGCGGTTGGGTTAATGCAACTGAAGGCCTCGACGTCCGGGCGCGATGTTTATCGTCATATGGGCTGGAGCGGCGAACCGTCGACCAGCGAACTGAAAAACCCGGAGCGGAATATCTCGATGGGGACGGCGTACCTGAGTATTCTGGAACACGGGTCGCTGGCCGGTATTAACGATCCGCAGGTGATGCAGTACGCGCTGGTGGTCTCTTATGCCAATGGCGCGGGCGCGCTGCTGCGCACGTTCTCTTCCGATCGCAAAAAAGCGATTGAGAAAATCAACGATCTGAGCGCGGATGAGTTTTTCGAGCACGTTGCCAAAAATCATCCTGCGCCACAGGCGCCGCGTTATATCTGGAAACTCCAGCAAGCGCTGGATGCGATGTAACCCGCACGGGGGTTATTCACGCACCTTATTGGATTTTTCCCGCGCTTCCCGTTCAAGAGAGAAAATAATCCGCTGTAATTCCCGCTCCACCGCCGGGCTGACGTTGAGAAAACGAAAGCTCAGGCGGGGAGTGGTAATCGTCTCATTTTTACCGTCAATCACTCTGCGTTCGCTGATGGAAATAAGCTGGGCGTCAAAGTGGAAAACGCCCCATTGCCCCATGTTCAGCTCAATTTGCGAAAAGCGCATGCCTTCGGTTAATCCGGCGGGTTTTGTCGCTTCCAGCAATGCGCCCATGCCGCCCAGCGAGAGATCGAACAAGCGAAAACGTAGCGTGTTGTCGTCCGGCATTTTCGCCTGGCAGTAGTAGGGGGGATGTAAAGGCGCGGAAATACGGAAATACTCCCGGCGCTGAACGAACCACAGCTCGGGCGGCAGCGCGGTAATAAATGCCGGAAGCTGCCGGTATTCGCCACTGGTGAGCTGATCCAGCGTGAACTCCACTTTCGCGCCCTGCGTTTCTGCGGTAATGGTTATCTGTCTGGCGCGCTGAACGGCGATGTTTTCATAGTCCTGGCTGCCGAAATCCATCACCAGTTTTTCCGCGTTAACGTCCAGAATCTTACTGATGAACTGCCCCCCGGCCCAGGAGATGCGTAGCGGCGCCTGGCTCTTGTTTAAATCTTTGAGTACGCCTAATACCGCCAACGGGTTTTGCTTCAGGAACTGCTCACTGTAGTGACTCACGCGTAATGACTCCTGGATGCCTGACAGATTATCGTTTGGTTATCGGCATGGCATGACGGAACTTAAGACAAATGGGTGAAATTTTTATCAACGCCAGCGCATAACGTCGCAGGATGAAAAGCATGGCCGGTTGATTTGCCTATACTTAAGGGACTGGCGCAAGAACGTCTTGCGCATGCTTTCACTGGAAAGAGGGCCTGAATATGGGAATTATTGCCTGGATTATTTTTGGTCTGATTGCAGGTGTTATCGCTAAGCTGATTATGCCGGGTCGCGATGGCGGTGGTTTTATACTGACCTGTATTCTCGGTATCGTTGGTGCGGTTGTCGGCGGCTGGCTGGCAACCATGTTTGGTATCGGCGGCAGCATCAGCGGGTTCAATCTTCACAGTTTCCTGGTGGCCGTCGTCGGGGCGATTGTTGTGCTCGGCGTTTTTCGCCTTCTGCGGCGCAATTAAATGAACAGAGCGGATGTGGGGATGAGGGCGTAAATCGGCGACATGCTACCCTGGCGTGTTTTCCGTTCACTTG comes from the Citrobacter koseri ATCC BAA-895 genome and includes:
- the ldcA gene encoding muramoyltetrapeptide carboxypeptidase; its protein translation is MSLFHLIAPSGYCINQQAALRGVQRLIESGHQVDNAAVIGRRDQRFAGSDAERLADVNGLARLMTPDTIVMPVRGGYGASRLLESIDWQALIARQQANPLLICGHSDFTVIQSALLALGKVITFSGPMLAANFGAEEMNTFTERHFWRALCNAQFTVEWQGNGPTCETGGTLWGGNLAMLVSLIGTPWMPAIENGVLVLEDINEHPFRVERMLLQLYHAGILARQNALILGSFSGSAPNDYDAGYDLDAVYAFLRSRLSIPVVTGLDFGHEQRTVTLPLGAHAVLKNGENGSQLTLSGHPVLKS
- the emtA gene encoding membrane-bound lytic murein transglycosylase EmtA, which translates into the protein MKLRWFAFLVVLLAGCSSKQDYKNPPWNAEVPVKRAMQWMPISEKAGEAWGVSPRLITAIIAIESGGNPTVVSKSGAVGLMQLKASTSGRDVYRHMGWSGEPSTSELKNPERNISMGTAYLSILEHGSLAGINDPQVMQYALVVSYANGAGALLRTFSSDRKKAIEKINDLSADEFFEHVAKNHPAPQAPRYIWKLQQALDAM
- the ycgR gene encoding flagellar brake protein YcgR — protein: MSHYSEQFLKQNPLAVLGVLKDLNKSQAPLRISWAGGQFISKILDVNAEKLVMDFGSQDYENIAVQRARQITITAETQGAKVEFTLDQLTSGEYRQLPAFITALPPELWFVQRREYFRISAPLHPPYYCQAKMPDDNTLRFRLFDLSLGGMGALLEATKPAGLTEGMRFSQIELNMGQWGVFHFDAQLISISERRVIDGKNETITTPRLSFRFLNVSPAVERELQRIIFSLEREAREKSNKVRE
- a CDS encoding GlsB/YeaQ/YmgE family stress response membrane protein: MGIIAWIIFGLIAGVIAKLIMPGRDGGGFILTCILGIVGAVVGGWLATMFGIGGSISGFNLHSFLVAVVGAIVVLGVFRLLRRN